In Halorientalis sp. LT38, a genomic segment contains:
- a CDS encoding DUF2206 domain-containing protein — protein MSEITALDDGLPSIASALPVRLDADSLVVRFTGTNLLLVTVAFVGLINGISVVETYVWSVPLLRELLGIVFLTFVPGLIVLVVLGYPDESVATTACFAFGLSLISIMLVGAVASIVLPEVGIARVIELPVLSLSYIGFAALGAAVSDGDITLVLERDQFVSPVTLGLLLLPFLSVLGSVYYHQTGTNSILLALVLVIALLPVCIVAFSDESWYFPLVIWCVSLALLYHGRVIQFYTFTQPLPQITMEQGRWIPNYGAGVGSLLANGVLFPSYAVVTGLPIEVEWNLVNPLLVSFLPVTLYEMFRRYFSPRAALLSVFIFVSSYSFYVLYPTAGRAATPVIFLALLGLAFSTDRLSPRTQHVSLLAFGFGIAVSHYGTAYVVMFALVVGAVAFKTLQLLFRFGISTTISEQVRRVAPAEWFGTSEADLDLETPSILRPSFIGFYAALAISWYLYTAKGAKFATLPRKVLDAMYGVLYTQVTGSAATSFQQSYQAQAITISKYLYVVFGLLMAIGIAATAIRLVVFRDQRVDPGFLAVGTGFFSMFIGSLLPSGNAFAVARVMMIIFVFAVPFAVVGVRELAGAGRWFGRRIGRLSRWVPWPSGSVAIHALAVLLAVFLLLNIGFVSETVTHDVAPSNSLSEHRLEQSENPPLRLRTTKCVPCNIQSHAWVGNKIPPGEATYADITVENQLDFYRGSITAAAPNGTFGYVPIQMNQTDVPSNSYLVLQPRNTDLGGFPIGYKFNFYRKNMSEFTDGNQIYTSGYNHIYHKPSFNRTNASTRPTETPAGRT, from the coding sequence ATGAGCGAGATCACAGCGCTCGACGATGGGCTGCCGTCGATAGCGTCCGCGCTCCCGGTTCGACTCGATGCGGACAGTCTGGTAGTCCGGTTTACCGGGACGAATCTTCTGTTGGTGACAGTCGCATTCGTCGGTCTGATCAACGGGATTTCCGTCGTCGAAACCTACGTCTGGAGCGTTCCGCTCCTTCGGGAACTCCTCGGTATCGTGTTTCTCACGTTCGTTCCAGGACTGATCGTCCTGGTCGTTCTCGGATATCCCGATGAATCGGTCGCGACTACAGCGTGCTTTGCGTTCGGCCTCAGTCTAATCTCGATCATGCTCGTCGGCGCTGTGGCGAGCATCGTCCTTCCTGAAGTCGGAATTGCTCGCGTCATCGAACTCCCTGTCCTGTCCCTGAGCTACATCGGATTCGCTGCTCTCGGTGCAGCGGTATCCGACGGCGATATCACACTGGTCCTGGAGCGAGACCAATTTGTGAGCCCGGTCACGCTCGGGCTGTTGCTGCTGCCGTTCCTGAGCGTTCTGGGATCGGTCTATTACCACCAGACCGGCACCAACTCGATACTGCTGGCTCTCGTGCTCGTGATCGCCCTCCTTCCGGTGTGTATCGTCGCCTTCAGCGACGAGAGCTGGTACTTCCCGCTGGTCATCTGGTGTGTCTCGCTCGCCCTCCTGTACCACGGCCGTGTCATTCAGTTCTATACCTTTACGCAGCCGCTGCCACAGATCACGATGGAGCAGGGGCGCTGGATTCCTAACTACGGCGCGGGCGTCGGTTCGTTGCTCGCTAACGGTGTCCTCTTCCCCTCGTATGCGGTCGTGACTGGGCTGCCGATCGAAGTCGAGTGGAATCTCGTGAACCCGCTTCTCGTGTCGTTTCTGCCCGTCACGCTCTACGAGATGTTCCGACGGTACTTTTCTCCGAGAGCCGCTCTCCTCTCGGTCTTCATCTTCGTCTCGTCGTACTCGTTTTACGTCCTGTATCCGACTGCCGGCCGGGCTGCAACGCCCGTCATTTTCCTCGCGTTACTTGGGCTGGCGTTTAGCACCGACCGACTGTCGCCACGGACGCAGCACGTTTCGCTGCTCGCTTTCGGATTCGGTATCGCGGTCTCACACTACGGAACGGCGTACGTCGTCATGTTCGCGCTCGTCGTCGGTGCCGTCGCGTTCAAGACGCTACAGTTGCTGTTCCGGTTTGGCATTTCGACCACCATCTCCGAGCAAGTCAGGCGAGTAGCGCCGGCGGAGTGGTTCGGAACGTCCGAAGCCGACCTCGATCTGGAGACGCCGTCGATCCTCCGGCCATCATTCATTGGATTCTACGCCGCACTGGCTATCAGCTGGTACCTGTACACGGCGAAGGGTGCCAAGTTCGCCACGCTCCCCCGGAAGGTACTCGACGCCATGTACGGCGTGCTGTACACGCAGGTAACCGGCAGTGCAGCGACGAGCTTCCAGCAGTCCTATCAGGCACAGGCGATCACGATCTCGAAGTACCTCTACGTCGTTTTCGGCCTGCTGATGGCGATCGGCATCGCGGCCACGGCGATCAGGCTCGTCGTCTTCCGGGACCAGCGCGTCGATCCCGGATTCCTCGCGGTCGGTACCGGTTTCTTCAGTATGTTCATCGGATCGCTGCTGCCCTCCGGGAACGCCTTCGCCGTCGCCAGAGTGATGATGATCATCTTCGTCTTCGCCGTCCCCTTCGCCGTCGTCGGCGTCCGGGAACTGGCTGGGGCTGGGCGGTGGTTCGGTCGGCGAATCGGTCGGTTATCGCGGTGGGTCCCGTGGCCGTCCGGTAGCGTGGCGATCCACGCCCTGGCAGTACTGTTGGCGGTCTTCCTGTTGCTCAACATTGGATTCGTCTCCGAGACCGTCACCCACGACGTGGCGCCGAGTAACAGTCTCAGTGAGCACAGATTGGAACAGAGCGAGAACCCTCCGCTTCGCCTCCGGACGACCAAGTGCGTCCCATGTAACATTCAGTCTCACGCCTGGGTTGGAAATAAAATTCCTCCAGGTGAAGCGACTTACGCTGATATAACCGTCGAGAACCAACTCGACTTCTATCGTGGTTCTATCACGGCTGCCGCTCCGAACGGTACCTTCGGGTACGTACCGATTCAGATGAACCAAACAGACGTTCCGTCGAACAGCTATCTGGTACTGCAGCCACGGAACACGGATCTGGGTGGGTTCCCGATCGGCTACAAGTTCAACTTCTATCGGAAGAATATGAGTGAGTTCACCGACGGCAACCAAATCTACACCAGCGGGTACAACCATATCTACCACAAACCGTCGTTCAATCGGACGAACGCTTCTACCCGACCAACCGAAACGCCCGCCGGACGAACGTGA
- a CDS encoding glycosyltransferase family 4 protein, producing the protein MSDSIVIAHGGDLSHQSGGTNRVSAFASGLAAKGHDVTLVAPEPDGTLPDRLEALDTSFVSVPNSGVVDQPIRAAAIARRARSQANDSGGTVQFEHSTLGGVGQFFGEREYVLDMHDLAFASPLYGDLPLGSAVQRVIRGIEGRAVRSASAIVVVSENMRRLVREEWDLPAEKIRVIPNGYFADTVRPYRADETVSGRVTFLGTLHPKLDTTAIYEIAALPEVEEMVVIGSGAKEEELRDGKEERGLDALRIEGHLPDDEAFRLLSRSAVAINPQHRSSLQRASSPVKIYYYAALGLPMVLSAGPSVAAKLDDEGAAKTVQSDGSFVTAVQNVLSDETQRSEMRATAERLADEFSWSHRVASLSEVYESV; encoded by the coding sequence ATGAGTGACTCCATCGTGATCGCTCACGGTGGTGATCTGAGTCACCAGAGCGGTGGCACGAACCGGGTATCTGCGTTCGCTTCGGGTCTGGCGGCGAAGGGTCACGACGTGACGCTGGTCGCACCCGAGCCGGACGGGACGCTGCCGGACCGATTGGAAGCCTTGGACACCTCCTTCGTCTCGGTGCCGAACTCCGGTGTCGTCGACCAGCCGATCCGTGCCGCTGCTATCGCTCGCAGGGCCAGGTCCCAGGCGAACGACTCCGGTGGGACCGTTCAATTCGAACATTCGACGCTCGGTGGTGTCGGTCAGTTCTTCGGAGAACGGGAGTACGTTCTCGACATGCACGATCTCGCCTTCGCGTCGCCACTGTATGGTGATCTCCCGCTCGGGTCGGCTGTTCAGCGAGTCATTCGGGGAATCGAGGGGAGAGCCGTTCGCTCGGCCAGTGCGATCGTCGTCGTATCGGAGAACATGAGGCGGCTCGTCCGTGAGGAGTGGGACCTGCCCGCCGAGAAGATCAGGGTGATTCCGAACGGGTACTTCGCCGATACCGTCCGCCCCTACCGGGCCGACGAAACGGTCTCCGGGCGTGTGACGTTTCTCGGCACGCTTCACCCCAAACTGGATACCACGGCGATTTACGAGATCGCCGCGCTCCCCGAGGTGGAGGAGATGGTCGTCATCGGCAGCGGCGCCAAGGAAGAAGAACTCCGTGACGGCAAAGAAGAGCGAGGGCTCGACGCGTTACGAATCGAAGGCCATCTCCCCGACGACGAGGCGTTTCGACTCCTCTCCCGGTCCGCCGTCGCGATCAACCCCCAGCACCGGTCGTCGTTACAACGGGCGTCCTCTCCGGTGAAGATCTACTACTACGCAGCGCTCGGACTGCCGATGGTTCTGTCGGCGGGACCGAGCGTGGCAGCGAAACTCGACGACGAGGGGGCAGCGAAGACCGTTCAATCGGACGGATCGTTCGTCACGGCGGTCCAGAACGTCCTTTCGGACGAAACGCAGCGATCCGAGATGCGAGCCACAGCCGAGCGGCTGGCGGACGAATTTTCCTGGTCTCACCGTGTGGCGTCCCTCTCCGAGGTGTACGAGTCCGTATGA
- a CDS encoding sulfatase — MSDDRENIVLVTVDSLRADHCGFHGYGEDTTPTLDRMAEDGLVFENAIAPGPATPESMPVIFTGQWPVDRDVDADSELTARRERIKAHMEARETLPERMQRLGYETAAFTPNPFTSRHFGFDQGFDHFQDFMDESNRGSVYQKVFQGFLDESGLSSMARVFMNFWQREEVFKPWESYYDEMLEWVEGTDEPYFLWVFLMDAHNPYLAGDEYRTQAKWKEFHANFEFWRQSHETPFEDPVHERLVTAYDDSIRYSDAFLERLRGDVGDDTVIAVHGDHGEAFGEHGTYGHEPYLYEENVHVPLVVDGVGEETVSDPISLANLGELLSISSRSDSPTDLASAFEVSHTRDGQTVAVHTADGSLQQSVSGSAESAPGGDSPVLARHQLNRRERDAIVSAVDDVGRGEGV; from the coding sequence GTGAGCGACGACCGCGAGAACATCGTGCTGGTGACGGTCGACAGTCTGCGGGCTGACCACTGCGGGTTCCACGGCTACGGGGAGGATACGACGCCGACGCTCGATCGGATGGCCGAGGACGGGCTGGTGTTCGAGAACGCGATAGCACCGGGGCCGGCGACGCCCGAATCGATGCCGGTGATCTTCACGGGCCAGTGGCCTGTGGATCGGGACGTCGACGCGGACTCGGAACTGACCGCCCGGCGCGAACGGATCAAGGCTCACATGGAAGCCCGGGAGACGCTTCCAGAGCGGATGCAACGGCTCGGCTACGAGACGGCCGCGTTCACGCCGAACCCGTTCACGTCGCGGCATTTCGGGTTCGACCAGGGGTTCGACCACTTCCAGGACTTCATGGACGAGTCGAATCGCGGCTCGGTGTACCAGAAGGTGTTCCAGGGGTTCCTCGATGAGAGCGGACTGTCGTCGATGGCGCGGGTGTTCATGAACTTCTGGCAGCGCGAGGAGGTGTTCAAGCCCTGGGAGTCCTACTACGACGAGATGCTGGAGTGGGTCGAGGGGACGGACGAGCCGTACTTCCTCTGGGTGTTCCTCATGGACGCCCATAATCCGTACCTCGCGGGCGACGAGTACCGGACCCAGGCGAAGTGGAAGGAGTTCCACGCCAACTTCGAGTTCTGGCGCCAGAGCCACGAGACGCCGTTCGAGGATCCGGTTCACGAGCGGCTGGTGACGGCGTACGACGACTCGATCCGGTATTCAGATGCCTTTCTGGAACGGTTGCGCGGGGACGTCGGAGACGATACGGTGATCGCCGTCCACGGCGACCACGGTGAGGCCTTCGGCGAGCACGGGACGTACGGCCACGAACCGTATCTCTACGAGGAGAACGTTCACGTGCCGCTGGTGGTCGACGGTGTCGGTGAGGAGACCGTCTCCGATCCGATATCGCTGGCAAATCTTGGCGAGCTACTATCGATTTCGAGCCGTTCTGACTCACCAACAGACCTCGCTTCAGCGTTCGAAGTGAGCCACACCAGGGACGGACAGACGGTGGCAGTCCACACGGCGGATGGGTCTCTGCAGCAGTCGGTCTCCGGGAGCGCGGAGTCTGCCCCGGGTGGCGACTCGCCCGTCCTTGCTCGCCATCAGCTGAACCGCCGAGAACGGGACGCTATCGTCTCGGCTGTCGACGACGTTGGCAGGGGCGAAGGCGTATGA
- a CDS encoding sulfatase: MSEDQRNIVLITYDSLRADHCGHWGYERDTTPTLDRMAEDGVVFENAVASGVPTIASMTSVMTGEHSLASPEIGFNTEQREQVTSRPTIAEVLSDAGYTTGALSPNPPASSYFGFDDGFDWFEDFLAEDEGVFERAMNRIFESSIEGGGLSTYVRLFKNVATRDEILRPWEDFYEEIQAWRERAEEPYFLWVLLLEPHHPWMPPAEYQQWSSRSDKYRAFRQYYEMFTGGWSPDFDPEIRQRLIDLYDDSIRYGDAFLERIQEDFAADDPAFLVHADHGEEFGTHDRYGHQPDLYEDLVHVPLVIGNVDRSDRVERPVALRQLAPTIAELGDASHSFTAPSLFEESERPWVTSKVFAEGDRRVAIRTQSGKYITEPGREELYDLAADPEERSDLADDGAEGTEAFGLAVEHHVASEQERRAIRNGIGEVLGGGDL; encoded by the coding sequence ATGAGCGAGGACCAACGAAACATCGTTTTGATCACGTACGACAGTTTGCGGGCCGATCACTGCGGCCACTGGGGGTACGAACGCGACACGACGCCGACGCTGGACCGGATGGCCGAGGACGGCGTGGTGTTCGAGAACGCTGTCGCCTCGGGGGTCCCGACCATCGCGTCGATGACCAGCGTGATGACCGGCGAACACTCCCTGGCCAGTCCGGAGATCGGCTTCAATACGGAGCAGCGCGAGCAGGTGACCTCGCGACCGACGATCGCCGAGGTCCTCTCCGACGCCGGCTACACGACCGGCGCGCTCTCCCCGAATCCGCCAGCGTCGTCCTATTTCGGATTCGACGACGGGTTCGACTGGTTCGAGGACTTCCTGGCCGAGGACGAGGGAGTCTTCGAGCGGGCGATGAACCGGATCTTCGAGAGTTCCATCGAGGGCGGCGGGCTCTCGACGTACGTGCGGCTGTTCAAGAACGTCGCGACGAGAGACGAGATCCTGCGGCCGTGGGAGGACTTCTACGAGGAGATCCAGGCGTGGCGCGAGCGCGCCGAGGAGCCGTACTTCCTGTGGGTGCTCCTGCTGGAGCCCCACCACCCGTGGATGCCGCCCGCGGAGTACCAGCAGTGGAGTTCGCGGTCGGACAAGTACCGCGCCTTCCGCCAGTACTACGAGATGTTTACCGGTGGCTGGTCCCCGGACTTTGACCCCGAGATCCGCCAGCGGCTGATCGACCTCTACGACGACTCGATCCGGTACGGCGACGCGTTCCTCGAACGGATCCAGGAGGACTTCGCGGCCGACGATCCGGCCTTCCTCGTCCACGCCGACCACGGCGAGGAGTTCGGGACCCACGATCGCTACGGCCACCAGCCGGATCTGTACGAGGATCTGGTGCACGTCCCGCTCGTGATCGGGAACGTGGATCGGTCGGACCGCGTCGAACGACCGGTCGCGTTGCGTCAATTGGCGCCGACGATCGCCGAGCTGGGCGACGCGTCTCACTCGTTCACGGCGCCGTCGTTGTTCGAGGAGTCTGAGCGACCCTGGGTCACCTCCAAGGTGTTCGCCGAGGGCGACCGGCGCGTCGCGATCCGGACGCAGTCGGGGAAGTACATCACCGAACCCGGCCGGGAGGAACTGTACGATCTCGCGGCCGATCCCGAGGAACGTTCGGACCTGGCCGACGACGGGGCGGAAGGGACCGAGGCCTTCGGTCTAGCTGTCGAGCATCACGTCGCCAGCGAGCAAGAGCGACGTGCGATCCGCAATGGCATCGGCGAGGTTCTCGGAGGTGGGGATCTGTGA
- a CDS encoding glycosyltransferase family 4 protein — MEIVHVYDGHERVHDGRGSVPNVLWNVARETAAAGHDVTVLERQWDGLPARASHEGVRFERFDLSTGADEPWERVPYELVESPVGLARLVGDRTNFARAAFFRLRDLDPDVIHVHLPFAASVLATVAPWLRDRLVYTAHLGELRLDALTDDQQGAAAADGGTVEVGEDAASGDDETGGLDAPDVLSLASPDTFLANRVAHTTVLNPDVADVFADRGVPRDRLTVVPNGVDVDRFGDVPAERQREVRRAYDLDDSPVVLFVGTVMPRKGVDDLVRATERLVAEHGYEDLQVVVAGEDDLDGEYTAEVRELAAEAGVADVVRFAGFVPGEDLPALYALADVFALPSREEGFGMTVTEALAAGTPTVATDVGGIPRLVDEGEQGSLVSPNDPDGLAAGIDRVLSVEGDERSRMADRARERAAEYSWRGVARQFCTIYEEVAR; from the coding sequence ATGGAGATCGTTCACGTCTACGACGGACACGAGCGTGTTCACGACGGGCGCGGGTCAGTTCCGAACGTCCTCTGGAACGTCGCCCGCGAGACGGCTGCGGCCGGCCACGACGTGACGGTGCTGGAGCGCCAGTGGGACGGGCTCCCGGCCCGGGCGAGCCACGAGGGCGTGCGCTTCGAGCGGTTCGACCTCAGTACCGGCGCGGACGAGCCCTGGGAGCGAGTGCCCTACGAACTCGTGGAATCGCCGGTGGGGCTCGCGCGGCTCGTCGGCGACCGGACGAACTTCGCGCGAGCGGCGTTCTTCCGCCTGCGAGATCTCGACCCGGACGTGATCCACGTGCACCTGCCCTTCGCCGCCTCGGTGCTGGCGACGGTCGCGCCGTGGCTGCGCGATCGGCTGGTGTACACCGCCCACCTCGGCGAGTTGCGACTCGACGCGCTCACCGACGATCAGCAGGGGGCGGCGGCCGCCGACGGGGGGACCGTCGAAGTGGGCGAGGACGCAGCGAGCGGCGACGACGAGACAGGCGGACTCGACGCACCGGACGTGCTGTCGCTCGCCTCGCCGGACACCTTCCTGGCGAATCGGGTCGCGCACACGACGGTGCTGAACCCGGACGTCGCGGACGTGTTCGCCGATCGGGGCGTCCCGCGAGATCGGTTGACGGTCGTCCCCAACGGCGTCGACGTCGACCGGTTCGGGGACGTCCCGGCCGAACGGCAGCGCGAGGTTCGGAGGGCCTACGACCTCGACGACAGTCCGGTCGTCCTGTTCGTCGGTACCGTGATGCCCCGGAAGGGGGTCGACGACCTGGTGCGAGCGACGGAACGGCTGGTCGCCGAGCACGGGTACGAGGACCTGCAGGTCGTCGTCGCCGGGGAAGACGACCTCGACGGCGAGTACACCGCGGAGGTCCGGGAGCTGGCCGCCGAGGCTGGCGTCGCCGACGTCGTGCGGTTCGCCGGGTTCGTCCCCGGCGAGGACCTGCCGGCGCTGTACGCGCTGGCCGACGTCTTCGCCCTGCCCTCCCGCGAGGAAGGCTTCGGGATGACCGTCACGGAGGCGCTGGCCGCGGGGACGCCCACCGTTGCGACCGATGTCGGCGGGATTCCGCGACTGGTCGACGAGGGCGAGCAGGGTTCTCTCGTTTCGCCGAACGATCCCGACGGCCTGGCCGCGGGGATCGACCGGGTACTCTCGGTCGAGGGTGACGAGCGATCGCGGATGGCCGACCGGGCGCGCGAGCGTGCCGCCGAATACTCCTGGCGGGGCGTCGCCCGGCAGTTCTGTACGATCTACGAGGAGGTTGCACGATGA
- a CDS encoding glycosyltransferase family 4 protein, protein MRICYVYDAIYPWETGGVQKRVWEIARRLADDHDVHWYGLKYWDGPATTEREGVTLHGVAEPPDLYMDDRRSIGEALSFTAALAGPLAGAEFDVIDCQEFPYFPAFASKLSSVLGEAALCLTWHEVWGDYWYEYLGRKGLFGKAVERAVATLPDAHLAVSDRTKADLAGLGVADTYHVPNGIDQAQIASVAPADRDVDVLFAGRFIPEKNPELLVEAIDDLRDRWPDVSCTLVGDGPRREAVDEEIERRALEGNVSTLDFREDYEDVLALMQAAEVFVLPSRREGFGITALEALACGTPVVTIDHPQNAATELVDDETGAVTAETPAALAQGIERARSVDGDACVERASRYDWDRIAAQTEATYAAVADQTVDREVTL, encoded by the coding sequence ATGAGAATCTGTTACGTGTACGACGCGATCTACCCGTGGGAGACGGGTGGCGTCCAGAAACGGGTGTGGGAGATCGCGAGACGCCTGGCCGACGACCACGACGTCCACTGGTACGGCCTCAAGTACTGGGACGGGCCGGCGACGACGGAGCGCGAGGGCGTGACGCTCCACGGCGTCGCAGAGCCGCCGGACCTGTACATGGACGACCGGCGATCGATCGGCGAGGCGCTCTCCTTCACCGCCGCACTGGCCGGTCCCCTGGCGGGCGCGGAGTTCGACGTCATCGACTGCCAGGAGTTCCCGTATTTCCCGGCCTTTGCGAGCAAACTCTCCTCCGTGCTGGGGGAGGCGGCGCTCTGTCTCACCTGGCACGAGGTCTGGGGCGACTACTGGTACGAGTACCTCGGGCGCAAGGGGCTGTTCGGGAAGGCCGTCGAACGCGCCGTCGCGACGCTCCCGGACGCCCATCTGGCCGTGTCCGACCGGACGAAGGCGGATCTGGCCGGCCTCGGCGTGGCCGACACGTACCACGTCCCGAACGGCATCGATCAGGCACAGATCGCGTCGGTGGCGCCGGCCGACCGCGACGTGGACGTGCTGTTCGCCGGACGGTTCATTCCGGAGAAGAACCCGGAACTGCTCGTCGAGGCGATCGACGACCTCCGGGACCGCTGGCCGGACGTGTCGTGTACGCTGGTCGGCGACGGCCCGCGACGCGAAGCCGTGGACGAGGAGATCGAGCGCCGTGCCCTCGAAGGAAACGTGTCGACGCTCGACTTCCGCGAGGACTACGAGGACGTCCTCGCGCTGATGCAGGCCGCGGAGGTGTTCGTCCTGCCCTCCCGGCGCGAAGGGTTCGGCATCACGGCACTGGAGGCGCTTGCCTGCGGGACGCCGGTGGTCACGATCGACCACCCGCAGAACGCGGCGACGGAACTCGTCGACGACGAGACCGGCGCCGTGACCGCCGAGACGCCCGCCGCACTGGCACAGGGTATCGAACGGGCCCGGTCGGTGGACGGCGACGCCTGCGTCGAACGCGCGTCGCGGTACGACTGGGACCGGATCGCGGCGCAGACGGAGGCGACGTACGCCGCCGTCGCCGATCAGACTGTGGATCGGGAGGTGACGCTCTGA
- a CDS encoding metal-dependent hydrolase, which translates to MDFLTHLTLPLTVAYVIRRDLFPSPPYLLLGGFGLLSDFDKFLGMPGLLHSAVSLAGISLVVGGAERQFRGEMEYSLLIVCLIWSHLLLDLVDGGPVPLLYPFVESGIGLQYPVRTVFGEGLLGLRFEGSPVSLRTATPRPGHNTYGFVKGGGVASALAFLAVYLGLRNRPLSD; encoded by the coding sequence GTGGACTTCCTGACGCACCTGACGCTGCCGCTGACGGTGGCCTACGTCATCCGACGTGACCTGTTCCCGTCGCCGCCGTACCTCCTTCTGGGCGGCTTCGGATTGCTGTCCGACTTCGACAAGTTCCTCGGGATGCCCGGCCTCCTGCACTCGGCCGTGTCGCTCGCCGGGATCTCGCTCGTCGTCGGCGGCGCCGAGCGACAGTTTCGCGGGGAGATGGAGTACTCGCTCCTGATCGTTTGCCTGATCTGGAGTCACCTGCTGCTGGACCTGGTGGACGGCGGGCCCGTGCCGCTCCTGTATCCGTTCGTCGAGTCCGGGATCGGGCTCCAGTATCCGGTCCGGACGGTGTTCGGCGAGGGCCTGCTGGGGTTGCGCTTTGAGGGGTCGCCGGTGTCGCTCCGGACGGCGACGCCCCGACCGGGACACAACACCTACGGGTTCGTCAAGGGCGGCGGCGTCGCGAGCGCGCTCGCCTTCCTCGCGGTGTATCTGGGACTCCGAAACCGGCCGCTATCGGATTGA
- a CDS encoding DUF7509 family protein: MRDRIIDNIPEATGDSDALSPVRRERFLVYLMGPYRTFDVDALLPDDADTETDAPSFATWNESSGEYAEDDVLRLLQETRDCLRDRGFNAFLAIDVGIPLEEMDAATQSIAFARASNATIFIAPQVGDNLGVGIEIGSVLEELLSTDGMAGPAAAATPPEQSKRMMVVTEPSVRSAMLGSVSTRWDTSIRTFTDASDCCRLCAQFCTHIQNAELYGSLDRLD; encoded by the coding sequence ATGCGCGATCGAATCATCGACAATATTCCGGAGGCCACTGGCGATTCGGACGCGCTCTCACCCGTTCGACGCGAACGGTTTCTCGTGTATCTGATGGGTCCGTATCGCACGTTCGATGTCGATGCCCTGCTTCCCGATGACGCCGATACCGAAACGGATGCGCCGTCGTTCGCGACGTGGAACGAATCCAGCGGCGAGTACGCGGAAGACGACGTCTTGCGGCTGCTTCAAGAAACACGTGACTGTCTTCGGGATCGAGGCTTCAACGCGTTTCTCGCGATCGACGTCGGCATTCCGCTGGAAGAGATGGACGCCGCAACACAGAGTATCGCCTTCGCGCGGGCGAGCAACGCGACGATTTTCATCGCCCCACAGGTTGGCGACAATCTCGGGGTCGGTATCGAAATCGGGAGTGTCCTCGAAGAGCTCCTTTCGACCGATGGAATGGCTGGTCCAGCAGCAGCTGCCACCCCTCCTGAGCAGTCCAAACGCATGATGGTGGTGACCGAACCATCGGTACGGAGTGCCATGCTTGGATCGGTTTCCACTCGCTGGGATACGAGTATCCGGACGTTCACCGATGCGTCCGACTGTTGTCGGCTCTGCGCGCAATTCTGCACCCACATTCAGAACGCGGAACTCTACGGCTCACTCGACCGTCTAGATTGA
- a CDS encoding winged helix-turn-helix domain-containing protein translates to MVETDRRPTDEVRQPEPPLPEESGLTLEEYLAMQQAIGHPTRFHILRTLEVNDELSAAELKSAVDVEPHNFHYHLDELVDVGLVDKRQRQTADSHGFYTYYRPTGMGRGILEYGVAELMRREREFNDAYS, encoded by the coding sequence ATGGTCGAAACCGATCGCCGACCCACAGACGAGGTTCGCCAGCCCGAGCCCCCGCTCCCCGAAGAGAGTGGTCTTACGCTCGAGGAGTACCTCGCGATGCAACAGGCGATCGGGCACCCGACGCGCTTTCACATCCTCCGTACGCTCGAGGTCAACGACGAGTTGAGCGCTGCAGAACTCAAATCCGCAGTCGATGTGGAACCACACAATTTCCACTATCACCTCGACGAACTGGTCGACGTCGGACTCGTCGACAAGCGCCAGCGACAGACTGCCGACAGTCACGGTTTCTATACGTACTACCGACCGACTGGAATGGGGCGTGGGATCCTCGAATATGGAGTCGCGGAGTTGATGCGCCGCGAACGCGAGTTCAACGACGCGTACTCCTGA
- a CDS encoding redoxin domain-containing protein, with protein MTDSTGLAVGDTVPDFTAQLVDPDGTERTVALSELLEDKPVLLNFYTADFSPDCVDEWCSFRDFDWFASGEQVQVVGASKSGPALHKRFIDYLDLGFPLYADPDLEIAEALGVRYRAFKITSRARRSCFLIDQDQRVRYKWLSEHWLDPTRDTPPVREMHEAIVEELGGEPESFGMA; from the coding sequence ATGACAGATTCGACCGGGCTCGCCGTCGGCGACACGGTACCGGACTTCACCGCGCAACTGGTCGACCCGGACGGGACCGAGCGGACGGTCGCGCTCTCGGAACTCCTCGAAGACAAACCGGTCTTGCTCAACTTCTACACGGCCGACTTCAGCCCGGACTGCGTCGACGAGTGGTGTTCGTTCCGCGACTTCGACTGGTTCGCCTCGGGCGAGCAGGTGCAGGTCGTCGGCGCCAGCAAGTCCGGGCCCGCCCTCCACAAACGATTCATCGACTACCTGGATCTGGGCTTTCCCCTCTACGCCGATCCGGACCTGGAGATCGCCGAGGCGCTGGGCGTCCGGTATCGCGCGTTCAAGATCACCAGCCGTGCGCGCCGCTCGTGTTTCCTGATCGATCAGGACCAGCGCGTCCGGTACAAGTGGCTCTCCGAGCACTGGCTCGATCCCACCCGGGACACGCCGCCGGTCCGTGAGATGCACGAGGCGATCGTCGAAGAACTCGGCGGCGAACCCGAGAGCTTCGGGATGGCCTAG